TACCTCCATCGTACCCAGGCGATGTCCTGAGACATTCAGCACATCATCTACCCGTCCCATTACCCAGAAATAGCCGTCTTCATCGCACCTTGCACCATCACCGGCAAAGTAAGTATAGTTACCATCTTTCGGGGGAATGTGTTCCCAGTAGGTGCGGCGGAAGCGTTCGGGATCGCCGTAAACTGTCCGCATCATTCCTGGCCAAGGATGACGAATTGCTAAGTAACCGCCTTCGTTTTGTGGTACAGAATTACCTTCCAAATCGACGATATCTGCGAGAATACCGGGGAAAGGACGAGTCGCCGAACCGGGTTTGGTGGAAATTGCTCCTGGTAGCGGTGTAATCATGATACCGCCGGTTTCCGTTTGCCACCAAGTATCCACAATGGGACAGCGTTCACCGCCAATTATTTTATGGTACCACATCCAAGCTTCTGGGTTAATCGGTTCGCCGACAGTTCCCAGTAACCTTAAGGAAGATAGGTTGCGGGATTTGGGATGGTGTTCGCCCATTTTAATAAAGGCGCGAATTGCTGTAGGTGCTGTATAAAAAATATTGACGCCATATTTTTCAATCACATCCCAGAAGCAACCAGGGTTGGAAGCGCGGGGCGCACCTTCATACATTAGCGTGGTTGCACCGTTGGAAAGGGGACCGTAAACAATGTAGCTGTGACCAGTAATCCAACCTACGTCAGCTGTACACCAGTATACATCTGTATCTTGCAGGTCGAAAATCCATTTGGTGGTGATATGGCTGTATAAGTTATAACCACCAGTGGTATGGACAACGCCTTTCGGTTTCCCTGTACTACCAGAGGTGTAGAGAATAAAAAGCATGTCTTCGCTGTCCATCGGTTCGGCGGGACAATCAGCGGAAACACCTTTTTGCAAATCATGCCACCAGTGGTCTCGCCCAGCTTCCATGTGAGTTTTTTGACTTGTGCGCTGGACGACGAGGACATCTTTGACGGTGGGGACGGCGCCATTAGCTAAGGCTTTATCTACTTGTTCCTTGAGAGGAACGATCGCATCTTTACGCCAACCACCATCAGCAGTGATTACCAGTTTAGCTTCGCCATCATTGAGGCGATCGCGCAAAGCTTCGGCACTAAAACCACCAAATACCACACTGTGAGGGGCGCCAATTCTCGCACAGGCTAACATCGCGATCGCAGCTTCGGGTATCATCGGCATATAAATACCAATGCGATCGCCTTTTTGGATTCCCAATTGCTTGAGTACATTGGCGAATTGACAAACTTCCCGGTGCAGTTGGGCGTATGTCAGGGTACGAGAATCTCCTGGTTCTCCTTCCCAAATCAGTGCCGCTTTATTTTTACGCCAAGTGGTGAGGTGTCTGTCAAGGCAGTTGTAAGAAATATTAATTTTACCACCGACAAACCATTTAGCAAATGGTGGTTGCCAGTCTAGCACCGTGTCCCATTTTTGGAACCAATGCAACTCAGTTTCGGCCAATTTCGCCCAGAATTTTTGCGGATCAGCTTTAGCTTCGTCGTAAAGACGTTGGTAATCTTCCAGACTTTTGATTTGGGCGTTTTGCGAGAATTCAGCAGGAGGATGGAATAACCGCTTCTCTTGCAGGATAGATTCTATCGTTGGTTGGGACATAATTATTGCTATTTGTCATGGGTTTGTAACTGAACACTATTTTGGACTGCTATTTACTCAGAAGTGTTTTGAGTTTCGTTAAGAAATAGCAGATACCTTCGGTATACTATGTAGCTGCTAAAATAGCAGTCATTTTCACGGGAATATTAGAGTGCTGTATACAATCTGATAAAAAATTCTCAACAATAGGACCTACTCTGGGCGCACATTAATAATCGTAGGGTGCGTGACGCTGCGATAAGTATTGTACGCAGTCACCAGACTTGTGGCGTCACGCACCATTGTTAAAATGTGACACTAGCGTAAGTCCTGAACAAGTCGGTGGTACAGAAATATATTACTTATACCAATTTTTTATGAAGCTGCATAGAATTCGATCCCCCCTAGCCCCCCTTATTAAGGGGGGAACCGGAAAACCATATATCAAAGTCCCCCTTGAGAAGGGGAGCCAGCGCGATCCTTTGGTCTCCAAGGTGGAGCGACTGGCGTGGATTTAGGGGGATCGAGATATGTGCAACTTCACATGAAATTGGTATTAATCAGAACCATTTTGGTGAAAAACTGTTGATTTGAGAACGCTAGGTATTGCTTCCATTACTTTATGAGCAATTGCTTCTGGCGTTTCTCCCTCGCTGACGGTGATTCGCAAATCCGCTTGAGAATAAAGTGGTTGTCGTTGTTCCAGAAGCGATCGCAGTTTGGCTTGTGGATCAATATCTTGTAGCAGTGGTCTTGTGGTATCCTCTAGCAAGCGGGTGTAAAGTAACTCGACTGGCGCATCTAGCCACACAATCAAGCCGTGGTGTAGGTAACTCCAGTTTTCTGTTCGCAGTACAATACCCCCACCAGTGGCGATCGTCAATTTGGTATAAGCACAAACTTGTGCGAGTATATCACTTTCCAATTGGCGAAACCCTATCTCCCCTTCTTGGGCAAATAGCTGATTGATAGATCTTCCTGCTGCTTGCACAATTACATCATCGGTATCCACAAACCCATATTCCAGTTGCTTTGCCAGTAAGCGTCCTACTGTCGTCTTACCAGTGCCCATCATACCAATTAAGTAAACGTTAACCCCTTGCAATAAGCTACTCA
The Gloeotrichia echinulata CP02 DNA segment above includes these coding regions:
- the acs gene encoding acetate--CoA ligase, encoding MSQPTIESILQEKRLFHPPAEFSQNAQIKSLEDYQRLYDEAKADPQKFWAKLAETELHWFQKWDTVLDWQPPFAKWFVGGKINISYNCLDRHLTTWRKNKAALIWEGEPGDSRTLTYAQLHREVCQFANVLKQLGIQKGDRIGIYMPMIPEAAIAMLACARIGAPHSVVFGGFSAEALRDRLNDGEAKLVITADGGWRKDAIVPLKEQVDKALANGAVPTVKDVLVVQRTSQKTHMEAGRDHWWHDLQKGVSADCPAEPMDSEDMLFILYTSGSTGKPKGVVHTTGGYNLYSHITTKWIFDLQDTDVYWCTADVGWITGHSYIVYGPLSNGATTLMYEGAPRASNPGCFWDVIEKYGVNIFYTAPTAIRAFIKMGEHHPKSRNLSSLRLLGTVGEPINPEAWMWYHKIIGGERCPIVDTWWQTETGGIMITPLPGAISTKPGSATRPFPGILADIVDLEGNSVPQNEGGYLAIRHPWPGMMRTVYGDPERFRRTYWEHIPPKDGNYTYFAGDGARCDEDGYFWVMGRVDDVLNVSGHRLGTMEVESALVSHPAVAEAAVVGKPDELKGEEVVAFVTLEGSYQGSEELSKELKQHVVKEIGAIARPGEIRFTEALPKTRSGKIMRRLLRNLAAGQEVSGDTSTLEDRTVLDKLREGA
- a CDS encoding shikimate kinase; this translates as MSSLLQGVNVYLIGMMGTGKTTVGRLLAKQLEYGFVDTDDVIVQAAGRSINQLFAQEGEIGFRQLESDILAQVCAYTKLTIATGGGIVLRTENWSYLHHGLIVWLDAPVELLYTRLLEDTTRPLLQDIDPQAKLRSLLEQRQPLYSQADLRITVSEGETPEAIAHKVMEAIPSVLKSTVFHQNGSD